A single genomic interval of Rhododendron vialii isolate Sample 1 chromosome 3a, ASM3025357v1 harbors:
- the LOC131319024 gene encoding insulin-degrading enzyme-like 1, peroxisomal, protein MALGKEDVGEILKPRTDNREYRRIVLDNFLEALLISDPDTDKCAASMDVRIGSFCDPDGLEGLAHFLEHMLFYASEKYPLEDSYSKYITEHGGSTNAFTSSEHTNYYFDVNVDCFEEALDRFAQFFIKPLMSADATTREIKAVDSENQNNLLSDAWRMNQLQKHVSAESHPYHKFSTGNWDTLEVKPKARGMDTRHELLKLYEENYSSNLMHLVVYAKEGLDKIQSMVEYKFQEIRNIDRNCPSFPGHPCTSEHLQVLVKAVPIKQGHKLRIIWPITPCIRYYKEGPSRYLSHLIGHEGEGSVFYVLKTLGWATSLSAGESDWTCEFSFFKVVIDLTDAGHEHVEDIVGLVLNYVHLLQQSGPCKWIFDELSAIGETVFHYQDKTSPIHYVVNVASNMQLYPPKDWLVGSSLPSIFSPSIIQSTLSELTPNNVRIFWESTKFEGHTDKTEPWYGTAYSIEKITGSIIQQWMKSAPDEHLHLPAPNVFIPTDLSLRNVLGKVEFPLLLRKSSYSRLWYKPDTRFSTPKAYVKIDFNCPYAGKSPEAEVLTDMFTRLLMDYLNEYAYYAQVAGLSYAINHTGDGFQVTVVGYNHKLRILVETVIEKIAKFEVKPERFAVIKEMVAKDYQNFKFQQPYQQAMYYCSLILEDQTWPWNDGLEALPHLQADNLTQFFPLMLSRTFLECYISGNMEPNEAESMIQHIEDVLFKGPQPISQALFPSQHLTNRVIKLERGISYFYLAEGLNPSDENSALVHYIQVHQDEFLLNVKLQLFALIAKQPAFHQLRSVEQLGYITVLMQRYDSGIRGVQFIIQSTAKGPRNIGLRVEAFLKMFESKLYEMSDDEFKSNVTALIDMKLEKHKNLREESAFYWREILDGTLKFDRRACEVAALKQLTQKELIDFFDEYVKVGAPRKKALSIQVYGSLHNSEYKTDQTEPNEPNSVRIDDIFSFRRSRPLYGSFKGGFAHMKL, encoded by the exons ATGGCCTTGGGGAAGGAAGACGTGGGGGAGATTCTGAAGCCTCGCACTGACAACAGAGAGTACCGAAGAATCGTCCTCGACAACTTCCTTGAAGCCCTCCTCATTAGCGACCCCGACACCGACAAG TGTGCTGCTTCCATGGATGTTCGAATCGGTTCTTTTTGCGACCCCGATGGTCTCGAAGGGCTCGCGCATTTCCTTG AGCATATGCTGTTTTATGCCAGTGAGAAGTATCCCTTGGAGGATAGTTACTCGAAGTACATTACGGAG CATGGTGGTAGCACGAATGCTTTCACATCTTCTGAGCACACCAACTACTATTTTGATGTTAATGTTGACTGTTTCGAGGAAGCTTTGGACAG ATTTGCACAGTTCTTTATCAAGCCGTTGATGTCGGCTGATGCTACGACTAGGGAAATAAAAGCTGTTGATTCTG AGAaccaaaataatttactttCTGATGCTTGGAGAATGAACCAG CTTCAGAAACATGTAAGTGCTGAGAGTCACCCCTATCATAAATTCAGTACAG GGAACTGGGATACTTTGGAGGTTAAGCCAAAGGCAAGAGGGATGGATACAAGGCACGAGCTTCTCAAGTTATATGAAGAAAATTATTCGTCCAACCTCATGCATCTGGTTGTATATGCTAAAG AGGGCCTCGATAAAATTCAAAGCATGGTGGAGTACAAGTTCCAGGAAATTCGAAATATTGATCGAAATTGTCCCAGCTTTCCTGGTCATCCTTGCACATCAGAACACCTTCAG GTTCTTGTCAAAGCTGTCCCAATTAAACAAGGTCACAAGTTGAGGATCATCTGGCCAATAACTCCTTGCATTCGCTATTATAAGGAAGGGCCAAGCAGGTATCTTAGTCACTTGATTGGCCATGAAGGAGAAGGCTCTGTGTTCTACGTTTTGAAAACTTTGG GTTGGGCTACTAGTTTGTCAGCAGGCGAATCAGATTGGACCTGCGAGTTCTCTTTCTTCAAAGTAGTTATTGATCTGACTGATGCTGGGCATG AGCATGTTGAGGATATTGTGGGGCTGGTGTTAAATTATGTCCACCTTTTGCAACAGTCTGGTCCTTGCAAATGGATATTTGATGAG CTTTCAGCCATTGGTGAGACAGTGTTCCATTATCAAGACAAAACTTCACCAATTCATTATGTGGTTAATGTTGCGTCAAACATGCAG TTGTATCCTCCTAAAGATTGGCTAGTGGGCTCATCCTTGCCATCTATATTCAGCCCAAGCATCATTCAATCAACCCTCAGCGAGCTTACCCCGAACAATGTCAG AATTTTTTGGGAGTCAACAAAATTTGAAGGGCATACTGACAAGACTGAGCCGTGGTATGGAACTGCCTACTCCATCGAGAAAATCACTGGTTCCATAATTCAG CAATGGATGAAATCAGCCCCTGATGAACATCTGCATCTACCTGCTCCCAATGTGTTCATTCCTACTGATTTATCTCTTAGGAATGTTCTAGGGAAG GTTGAGTTTCCCCTTCTATTAAGGAAATCATCCTATTCAAGATTGTGGTACAAGCCTGATACGAGGTTCTCCACTCCTAAGGCATATGTTAAGATAGATTTTAACTGTCCCTATGCTGGCAAGTCCCCCGAAGCAGAAGTTCTTACTGACATGTTCACACGCCTGTTGATGGATTACTTGAATGAATATG CTTATTATGCTCAGGTTGCTGGTCTTTCTTATGCAATAAATCACACTGGTGATGGCTTTCAG GTGACTGTGGTTGGTTATAATCACAAATTAAGGATCTTAGTGGAAACAGTAATCGAgaagattgcgaagtttgaagTGAAGCCCGAAAGGTTTGCTGTGATCAAG GAAATGGTTGCAAAGGACTAtcaaaatttcaagtttcaacaacCTTATCAGCAGGCTATGTACTACTGCTCATTAATATTAGAGGATCAAACATGGCCTTGGAATGATGGACTTGAAGCTCTTCCTCATCTTCAAGCTGATAATCTCACTCAATTTTTTCCCCTGATGCTCTCAAGGACCTTCTTGGAGTGCTACATTTCAG GAAACATGGAACCAAATGAAGCAGAGTCAATGATTCAGCACATTGAAGATGTTTTGTTTAAGGGTCCCCAGCCTATATCCCAAGCTCTATTCCCTTCTCAGCATTTGACAAATAGAGTTATTAAGCTTGAAAGGGGCATAAGTTACTTCTATCTGGCGGAAGGCCTGAATCCAAGTGATGAAAATTCTGCCCTTGTCCACTATATTCAG GTTCATCAAGATGAGTTCCTGTTGAATGTTAAACTCCAGCTTTTTGCTTTAATTGCAAAGCAACCAGCCTTCCACCAACTTAGATCAGTTGAGCAACTTGGGTACATTACTGTGCTCATGCAAAG GTATGACTCTGGAATCCGGGGAGTGCAGTTTATCATTCAATCCACTGCTAAG GGTCCTAGAAATATTGGTTTAAGAGTTGAGGCATTTCTCAAAATGTTTGAGAGCAAACTTTATGAAATGTCAGATGATGAATTCAAG AGCAATGTTACAGCACTGATTGACATGAAGCTTGAGAAGCACAAGAATTTAAGGGAAGAATCTGCATTTTACTGGAGAGAGATATTGGACGGCACCCTCAAATTTGATCGGAGAGCATGTGAG GTTGCAGCTCTAAAGCAGTTGACTCAAAAGGAATTGATAGATTTCTTTGATGAATATGTAAAAGTCGGTGCCCCTCGAAAGAAGGCATTAAGCATTCAAGTCTATGGGAGCTTACACAACTCCGAATACAAGACAGACCAAACTGAACCAAACGAACCCAATTCTGTCCGGATAGATGATATTTTCAGTTTCCGGAGATCACGCCCTCTTTATGGTTCATTTAAAGGAGGTTTTGCTCATATGAAATTGTAA
- the LOC131319377 gene encoding uncharacterized protein LOC131319377, translating into MESFPSLLERTVASALLLLSTPPPSLSPPTGESNLSVDSEKSSLALSASRSSSSTVTNDDGSSVEARARPLCMIAAVARCHDMNLKVVRKSRSKKIWRCDTRKLISIGKPIGVSSERGSETTSSCLSSSSSAVSTGRSRGGGWKKEGASLAGNSKTELPRVVKPGILRRRAEAIKRLLSNGCTPTSEVRIRQLLGDSPDTSKALRMLLKHEEIKRSGAGGRSDPYLYMIA; encoded by the exons ATGGAATCGTTTCCATCTCTGCTCGAGCGCACAGTAGCCTCagctctcctcctcctctccaccccaccaccctctctctctcctccgac CGGTGAAAGCAATTTGAGTGTGGATTCGGAGAAGAGCAGCTTGGCGTTGAGTGCTTCGAGGTCGAGTTCTTCGACGGTGACTAACGACGACGGTTCTTCGGTGGAGGCTCGGGCTCGTCCGCTCTGCATGATCGCTGCCGTTGCTCGGTGTCATGACATGAACCTCAAG GTGGTGCGAAAGAGTCGATCGAAGAAAATCTGGAGATGCGACACCAGAAAACTGATCTCCATCGGAAAACCAATAGGAGTTTCATCGGAACGGGGATCTGAGACGACGTCGTCGTGTCTGTCGAGCAGCTCGAGCGCCGTTTCCACCGGGCGTAGCAGAGGAGGAGGTTGGAAGAAGGAGGGGGCTTCGTTGGCTGGGAATTCGAAAACGGAGCTGCCAAGGGTAGTCAAGCCGGGTATACTGCGCCGCCGAGCCGAAGCCATCAAACGGCTCTTGTCAAATGGATGCACTCCCACTTCTGAAGTGAGGATTCGTCAGCTGCTAGGCGATAGCCCTGACACCAGCAAAGCCTTGAGAAT GTTGTTGAAGCATGAAGAGATCAAGAGGTCGGGGGCAGGTGGTCGAAGTGACCCCTATCTTTACATG ATAGCATGA
- the LOC131319027 gene encoding probable glycosyltransferase STELLO2: MLVQDRPNPKSPKTHNNNSNSSNRALPTVHPNRFSESKSLDFSTWASENLYKIVTILLLIATVAALFFLRNVGDTAALLCFESQSQQLETIHFPKINWNSIEPIVDKTTPYANFRSEKWVVVSVSDYPSDSLKNLVKIKGWQVLAIGNSKTPSDWSLKGTIFLSLEQQAQLGFRVVDFLPYDSYVRKTVGYLFAIQHGAKKIFDADDRGDVIDNDIGKHFDVELVGEGARQEVILQYSHENPNRTVVNPYVHFGQRSVWPRGMPLENVGEIGHEDYYTEVFGGKQFIQQGISNGLPDVDSVFYFTRKSGLEAFDIRFDERAQKVALPQGMMVPVNSFNTLYHSSAFWALMLPVSVSTMASDVLRGYWGQRLLWEIGGFVVVYPPTVHRYDRIEGYPFSEEKDLHVNVGRLTKFLVSWRSGKHRLLFEKILELSYAMAEEGFWSEKDVKFTAAWLQDLLAVRYQQPRLMTLELDRPRATIGHGDRKEFVPQKLPSVHLGVEEIGTVNYEIGNLIRWRKTFGNVVLIMFCSGPVERTALEWRLLYGRIFKTVIILAVQKNEDLVVEEGRLDYLYKQLPSIFNRYSSAEGFLFLHDDTIINYWNLLQADKTKLWITDKVPESWTPVRDDGNSDWFTKQAELVNKVVNSMPVHFQVSYKESMPDPSSTTLCSSEVFYVPRRFVSDFIDLVNLVGDLDMHQKVAVPMIFLSMDLPQNFDPVFGTMIYKPDQPSTNSTPSYSPEVPAVHPWGVSSEQEFIKLVRIMAAGDPLLMELV, translated from the exons atgttggtccaagaTCGTCCAAACCCAAAATCCCCCAAAAcccacaacaacaacagcaacagcagcaacagAGCCTTGCCCACAGTCCACCCGAATCGATTCTCCGAATCCAAATCGCTCGATTTCTCCACATGGGCATCCGAGAACCTCTACAAGATCGTCACCATCCTCCTCCTGATCGCCACCGTCGCCGCCCTCTTCTTCCTCCGCAACGTCGGCGACACGGCCGCGCTCCTCTGCTTCGAGTCCCAGTCCCAGCAGCTCGAAACCATCCACTTCCCCAAAATCAACTGGAACTCGATCGAGCCCATTGTTGACAAAACTACCCCTTACGCCAATTTCCGATCCGAGAAGTGGGTGGTCGTCTCCGTATCGGATTACCCCTCCGATTCACTTAAGAACCTCGTGAAAATCAAAGGATGGCAAGTGCTTGCAATTGGGAACTCCAAAACGCCGTCGGATTGGAGTTTGAAAGGTACTATATTTCTGTCTCTAGAACAGCAGGCTcagttagggtttagggttgttGATTTCTTGCCTTATGACTCGTACGTTAGAAAGACAGTTGGGTATTTGTTTGCGATCCAGCACGGTGCGAAGAAGATCTTTGATGCCGATGATCGCGGGGATGTGATAGATAATGATATTGGGAAACACTTTGATGTGGAATTGGTTGGGGAGGGGGCTAGGCAAGAGGTTATTTTGCAGTATAGTCATGAAAACCCTAACCGGACCGTTGTCAACCCGTATGTTCATTTCGGGCAGAGGTCCGTTTGGCCTAGGGGAATGCCGTTGGAAAATGTGGGTGAAATTGGGCACGAGGATTACTACACGGAGGTGTTTGGTGGGAAGCAGTTTATACAGCAGGGGATTTCGAACGGGCTTCCGGATGTTGATTCGGTGTTTTATTTTACCAGGAAGTCTGGTTTGGAAGCATTCGATATTAGGTTCGATGAACGTGCTCAAAAAGTGGCATTGCCACAAGGTATGATGGTGCCTGTTAATTCTTTCAATACGCTTTACCATTCGTCTGCATTTTGGGCTTTGATGTTGCCTGTTTCAGTTAGTACCATGGCTTCGGATGTATTGAGGGGCTATTGGGGACAAAGGCTTTTGTGGGAAATTggtggttttgttgttgtttatcCTCCCACAGTTCATAGATACGATAGAATTGAAGGGTACCCATTTTCAGAAGAGAAAGATCTTCATGTGAATGTAGGTCGTCTAACAAAATTCTTGGTTTCGTGGAGATCGGGGAAGCATAGATTGTTGTTTGAGAAAATTTTGGAGTTAAGTTATGCAATGGCGGAGGAAGGTTTTTGGAGTGAGAAAGATGTGAAATTTACTGCGGCATGGCTTCAGGACTTGCTTGCTGTTCGGTATCAACAACCTAGGTTAATGACACTTGAATTGGACCGACCAAGGGCTACTATTGGTCATGGGGATAGGAAAGAGTTTGTTCCTCAGAAATTGCCCTCTGTTCATCTCGGGGTTGAGGAAATTGGTACAGTGAATTATGAGATTGGAAATTTGATCCGGTGGAGGAAGACTTTTGGGAATGTGGTGCTTATAATGTTTTGCAGTGGGCCTGTTGAACGGACTGCTTTGGAATGGAGATTGCTTTATGGAAGGATATTCAAGACTGTTATTATCTTGGCGGTGCAGAAGAATGAGGATCTTGTTGTCGAAGAAGGCCGCTTGGACTATCTATACAA GCAGCTGCCATCCATATTTAATAGATACAGCAGCGCGGAAGGGTTTTTATTCCTTCACGATGATACGATTATTAATTACTGGAACCTTTTGCAGGCAGACAAAACTAAGCTTTGGATTACTGACAAG GTACCCGAATCCTGGACTCCTGTGAGAGATGATGGCAACTCTGATTGGTTTACAAAACAAGCAGAACTTGTAAATAAAGTTGTGAACTCAATGCCAGTTCATTTCCAAGTCAGTTACAAGGAATCTATGCCTGATCCTTCAAGCACCACATTATGCAGTTCTGAGGTGTTCTATGTTCCTCGTCGCTTTGTTTCCGATTTCATCGATCTCGTAAATCTAGTTGGCGATCTAGATATGCATCAGAAAGTCGCTGTACCCATGATTTTCCTATCGATGGATTTGCCTCAGAATTTTGACCCAGTGTTTGGCACGATGATTTATAAGCCGGACCAACCTTCTACGAATTCCACGCCCTCCTATTCTCCTGAAGTACCTGCTGTTCACCCGTGGGGTGTATCGAGCGAGCAAGAGTTTATAAAGCTGGTTAGAATTATGGCAGCGGGTGACCCTCTCCTAATGGAATTGGTTTGA